One stretch of Bacteroidota bacterium DNA includes these proteins:
- a CDS encoding thymidine kinase: protein MEVTQQQAPQNVGWIEVVAGCMFSGKTEELIRRLRRAQIARQKVLIFKPRIDNRYSASQIVSHNTQSLESIVIDKAEEILSLAKDAQVVGIDEVQFFDMSIVGICNKLADEGKRVIIAGLDQDYRGVPFEPMPQLLSVAEYITKTLAICVVCGNPADRTQRKIASADRVVVGAADSYEARCRKCHYIPD, encoded by the coding sequence ATGGAAGTCACTCAACAGCAAGCCCCTCAAAATGTCGGCTGGATTGAAGTTGTTGCCGGTTGTATGTTCAGCGGAAAAACGGAAGAATTAATTCGTCGTCTCCGCAGAGCGCAAATTGCTCGACAAAAAGTCCTCATCTTTAAACCTCGCATCGATAATCGATATTCTGCTAGCCAGATCGTTTCGCATAATACACAATCCCTAGAATCAATTGTCATAGACAAAGCCGAAGAGATACTTTCATTAGCAAAAGATGCTCAAGTTGTTGGTATTGATGAAGTGCAATTCTTTGACATGTCTATTGTTGGTATTTGCAATAAACTTGCGGACGAAGGAAAACGTGTAATTATTGCCGGATTGGATCAAGATTATCGCGGAGTCCCTTTTGAACCGATGCCCCAGTTGCTTTCCGTAGCCGAATACATCACTAAGACACTTGCTATCTGCGTCGTGTGTGGAAATCCGGCGGATAGAACTCAACGAAAAATTGCCAGCGCCGATCGTGTTGTTGTTGGAGCGGCAGATTCGTACGAAGCACGCTGCAGAAAATGTCATTACATCCCGGATTGA